The nucleotide sequence AGCAGACTGGCCTGTCCCCCTGTAGAGCTCCAGTCCCTTCCCCATTTGAATCCAGATGTTCCTTAGTTCATTAGGTGTATGTGGGGCCTAGGTGGTGGGAGGATACCAGCATCTAAGTAGAACCTGCCCTGGGAAAGTTGTCTAACGATCAGAACCCAGGTGAAGTCTCCAGCTCCTGCAGCAGCCACAAGTGCTAGGACAGCAGCGATTCCTTTATCATCCCGTATTTGGGGTGGGTTGTACTTCCTTCAGTGTTAGGCTCAGCGGAGAGGCTTTTGGCTAACCTGGCCATGGTCCTTGGAGTTGTCTTTTCAATTCCCTGTCACCTCCCAGATGTAAGGCAATTACCTTTTGAGCTATGACCTGGGGAAACTCAGTGTGGTTACGTTCCTTGTGTGATAGAGACACAGCCATTCCAGCATGGTTTTCAGTCAAGGATCCTCTATATTTAATAGATCTGAGCTAAAATTGCCCATCTGTCACAATCAGATATTTACAATGACCATGAGCTGGTACTACCTTGTGTCTTTGTCTCCCAGTATTTCCTCATCCTATGACAATGGGGTCTTTCCCAACTGTACTTGCTTAATTAGAGGAAATTACTTCAGTAACACCTGAAACAAAGACTTTTATTCTATCTTCCATCATTAATCCCAGAATAATCACTCATCCTACACTGACATAATTAAAGAAATCCTCCTAAACTATTCTTTACATAACAAGGGATCACTCACCTTGACTTCTGAACCTGCCCAACCTGAAACACCCAATAAAGTTGAAAGATGTGGGGGGATCCTGCTGTTTAGGTACCCATTTGGTAGAGCACTTTGGTAGGCTTGAAAATTGCAGGTGTCCCCTACTTTTTGCAAGTTCAAGTTATGCCGCTTTGGTTTATGAAACACCTACATTAGTACAGGTATACCTCAGAAATATTGCAGGTTTAGTTCCAGACCATTGGAACAATGATAATAccacaatagagtgattcaagtGAGTTTTTTGGTTTCCCAATGTGTATAAAAGTTGTTTACACAATAttatagtctattaagtgtgcaataatATATCTGAAAAAGTACTTACCTTGATTAAATACtgctaaaaatgctaaccattaataaaaaaaattaaacccaaagaTATATATACCTTGTCATCAAAATctacaaaagaaaatacagatggacataaaaattttaatgtaatatatttttggaACAACACGGCATAGTTGGGGATAGAAAGGTATAATTCAAAGGAGGTAAAGCCAATGCAAACGTGCATTCAAGAAGGAGCATAAAGAAATGATTTAATGTTCCTAGGATGTTTCCACCTAACAAGTAACTGAGAAGGCAAAAGCCCTTGGTATACTGACGCAAGATATTTCAGTAATGAGGCTTAATCATTTGTTAATAAGTAgctcatatttttgaaaatttcataatGTCATAATTTATTACTGTTGCTTTTGGAAGGATGGATTTCATGAGGCatccaattaagaaataaaatttctcacCTGGTAAGAAAAAGGCTAACtaatcatctgagctttcagcaagttgtaATCACTAATTACAGATCACCACaaccaatataataataatggatAAATTTGCAATGTTGTATAATTACCAAAAGGTGACTCAGACACGAAGTGAAAAAATGCTGTGGGGAAAATGGCGCTGATAAATTTGCCCGACACCGGATTGCCACAATCTTCAGTTTGTAAAAAACCGCAATACCCGCGACGAGCATTAAAGCCAAGCGCCCTAAAACTTGGTATGCCTGTAAATGTTTTCCCTAAGCGTAAGAAATCCGAAGAgcctttttgcttaaaaaaaaaaaaaaaaaaaaaatagctttcacTGTTCCGCCGCTGACTCCGGTGGAGGCAACACGTCTAGAAGGGAAAGTGGCACCACCCAGCTCCTTCCCTGGGAACTACACTCAGCATGAAGCCACCATAGATTTGAATTGTCTTTGAAgctctgtgcttttttttctctatgtattTTGTTCATAtcttagcaagatgtgtcctactgtatcagaaaagcctaagagatTATTTTGGGCGTTTGGGACCACTcaaaaaattttccataataattaATGATAATTGTTTCTTCCCTTTATTTACTTCAGCTTAGGAAAGATTTCATAAGACTTCTTTCGGAAACAggtgtttggggggaggggacctGTAGTCTTAATCAGCCATGCAAGCTGAGTATGGAGGAATACGGATGAACCGGAGAGTGAGTAGGATTGGCTCTATGTTTAAACGCCCGAGCTGCTCAGGAGCTTTTCCAGTACTTGTCAGAATAACCTCCATTAGCAGTATCCTAGTTGGGGCAAAGTTGTGACTAGTCTAAAAAGGGTCTCATCTTGTCAgacaaagtaattaaaatatcCCTATACTTAATCGGGTCAAGAAATGGAGTAAAACATGAGATATCTTTGTAGTGGTAGATCCAGACTCATTAAGGAGGTAAATTCATAACAGGGATGAGGAGTGGGAAGGTGGAGTTTGCAAGACAGGTTCCTGGAGAAGCCAGGCTTGGGTTTGGTTCCAGAAGTGACTCCAGCGAGAAAGGCTTGGTAACCTTAACGTTTCAATCCATTTCGTACTGGTACATCTTTACTCCCAACTTTTTCCAGGTGTCTTTGCAGGCTGCCTAAGCACCACCGACCTCCCTCCTCTTGCAGCTCCGCCCCAGCTCTGACACTTTCACTGCCCGCTCCTTCAACCACGCCCCCGGCTTCTGGACCGAAGTTCGGACCAATACAGTTGCACCCCACGGGTCACAGGACCAGAGAGGCCAGCCAATGGGAGACCAACTGTAACCGCAAAGAGGAGATGTCTTTTAGTGGCATCTTTGGGCCAATAAGGAGCAATGATTCCGCGCCCACTGTGGGCGCGTAACAGAGGACGCGGGGCTTCCTGAAACACGTGACCAGCCCGCTGAAGCCGCCTAGCCCCACCTCCTGGTCTGGAGGTAACGCGATGGCCACGCTTCCAATGGCTCGCAGAACCTCTCGTCACGTGCAGTTTTTGCAGGCCCAGCGGCCTCCGGGAGGTCATGTGACAGTTGACGTTGCCGCGGCGCTccccaatgggaaaaaaagagctGCCTTGGCAGGACCAAGAATTGATTTGTGGCCACGAATAACAGCACGGCCGGGGCGGGGATAGCCTATCACGTGCTTGCGGGACGGAATCGGGCGGGGTGGGCCACTGGTTGCGGGGCGAGCTGGGCGCGAGGCGCGCAGGCGCCCTGGGGACCCGgtagcggcggcggcggtggctgcGGAGACGGCAGCGGCGGAGAGAGCCGGATCCTTGGCCGAAGCAggaggcggtggcggcggcggccatGGCGGCAGACGGAGAGCGATCCCCGCTGCTCTCCGAGCCCATCGACGGTGGCGCCGGCGGCAACGGATTAGTGGGGCCGGGAGGGAGTGGGGCTGGGCCCGGGGGAGGCCTGACCCCTTCCGCACCACCTTACGGAGCCGGTAAACATGCCCCGCCCCAGGGTAAGCCGGGGCGGGTCCGAGGTGTTCCCGGGGGGTACTctagagcagagggagggggcggggcctggggcggAGGCGGGGCCCCAGCGCCAGGTGCGGAGCAGTTGCACCTGTGACTGGGTGAAGCTGTCTTTTTCTTTCGCAATTGCTAAGGAGCTTGGGAAAGGAAGGGGCTTCTAGGGAAGCACGGATTATAAGAAGCCCGCCGAGCTAGGTCAGCAGGGTTGCGGACGAAAAAGAGTTCCTTGACCCTTTGGAGCATCAGTGAGGTGCCTGCAAGTGATGCCACCCTCCTTTTTACTTTCCTCTTCAGCATTTCCCCCGTTCCCCGAGGGACACCCCGCCGTGTTGCCTGGGGAGGACCCGCCCCCCTACTCCCCTCTGACCAGCCCGGACAGTGGGAGTGCCCCTATGATCACCTGCCGAGTCTGCCAGTCTCTCATCAACGTGGAAGGCAAGATGCATCAGCATGTAGTCAAATGCGGCGTCTGCAATGAAGCCACTGTGAGTTATACATATCTATGAAATGGGCCCTGTTTCCTAGATCCGCTTTCTGATCCCTCGATTCTAGACCCTGACCTTCAGGTGTTAGCCAAGTGCTAGTCATGAAACCCAGTTTCAGTTCCAGAAGTCTCACACTGTCAATTCCCCAGAAGCCACTCAACTGAAGATAATGTTTACCATCCTGTACCTTCATACCTGTCCTGGATACTTAAGCCTAGTTTTTATTTGTGAATCTCATGTTATAATTTCATCTGTCTGTCCTGGCTAAAATCTTATTTCTCTGATCTCTCCTCAGAAGGTGTTTTTGGAGGAAATGGAAGGGATTGGAATTAGAGGTTTGCTTACCGATATCCTCATTA is from Mustela lutreola isolate mMusLut2 chromosome 7, mMusLut2.pri, whole genome shotgun sequence and encodes:
- the LOC131836037 gene encoding uncharacterized protein LOC131836037 isoform X1; the protein is MERALLFLCLPNKFVNKFRRNGRCKWCLCRLPKHHRPPSSCSSAPALTLSLPAPSTTPPASGPKFGPIQLHPTGHRTREASQWETNCNRKEEMSFSGIFGPIRSNDSAPTVGA